In bacterium, the genomic stretch GGCCTCGACGGCGAGCGTCGGCAGCCGCGGGGTGCCGCCCTGGACGAGCGGCGGGACCAGCAGCAGGGCCGCGAGGACCCGCCAGGGGACCAGACCGGGCGAGCGCTCGCCGCCCACGGTCAGAGGCTGTCGCCCTGTTGGCGGATCTCTTTGTCGCCGCTGGTGATGGACCAGACCGACCAGACGCCGTTGCCGTCGAGGTCGCCGTGCGCCTCGGCGGTGAACCCGTCCGCGGGGAAGTCGACGCCGCCGAGCGCGTAGCTGAAGTAGACCCTCCCGTCGGGGGCGAACCCGAGCATGGAGAAGCGCGTGTTGGCGACCCACGGGAAACGTGCCGGGGGGTCCCCGGTGCGATCCGGCGTCATGGCCTGGTTGCCGACGTACATGCTGTACTCGGCGTAGTGCGACGTCTCGGTCACGCGGATCGCTCCGAGGTTCGCCTTGGCCTCCGCGATCTTGGCGCGCTCGCGCATCCGCATGAAGTTCGGTATGGCAATGGCGGCGAGGATGCCGACGATCGCGACCACGATCATCAGCTCGACGAGCGTGAAACCCGCCGAGCGAAGGGGGGGAAAAACGACGGGGGCTCCCGATCTCACGGGAGCCCCCTGCATGGCGATTCGGACCGGACCGCTGGCGCCCTTAGAAGGTGCCGCCGGTCTTCGAAATCTCAGTGGAAATGTCGCTGACCCAGAAGTCGGAGATCTGGCCGTCGGCGTCGAGGTCGCCCAGGGCGTGGATGTCGAAGCCGTTGACCTGGAGCGGCCAGTCGATGCCGTCCATCTTGTAGGAGAAGAAGACGTTCCCCTCGGGGGCGAACCCGAGGATCGAGAAGCGCGACGTCGTTCCGGCCGGGGCCCAAGGCAGCTTGTTCGGGTTGCTGGTGCGGTCGGCGACCGGGACCGGTGCCTGGTTGCCGACGTAGACGTTCCACTCGGCGAAGTAGGCCACCTCGGTGCTGCGGATGGCGCCGAGGTTCGACTTGGCCTCCGAGGTCTTCGCCTTGAGGCGGAACTGGAGGAAGTTCGGGATCGCGATCGCGGCGAGGATGCCGATGATGGCGACGACGATCATCAGCTCGACGAGGGTGAAGCCCTTCCGGTTCCGGATTCTCTGCAACATTTTACTGCCCTCCCCATTTGGTTGTCATCCCGGGCTATCGCCCGCTTTGGCTCGAGGATCTGCATCAACTGTGCCATGCAAAAGGGAACGGACCCGAAGGCAACAACGAACAATGCACCACGATGATTTCATTGACAATTCTACTTTGCGCAAAAGATTCCTGCGCGGATGGCGTCGCCGTCGCCGAGCCCGAAACCGACAAAAGCCGTCGCTTGCGGTCGACGATTTTCGTCGATTCGCGGATTTCGTCACAGCTTGACGACCGTGCCGATGCCCTTCAAGGAAAGGATGAGGGTGTACTCGTACTGGTCCGGCCAGTGGACGTAGCTGAGGGAGACGTCCCAGCACTGCGAGGTGTACTTGACGCTGAGGCGGTTCTCCACGAACACCTCGTCGGTGAGGTTGTAGCGCGAGCGCGCCCCGAGATCGACCCGGCCGAGCGTCAACTCTCCCCCGACGTCGAGGAAGTCCTGCGCAGAATCGCGGGTCGTCCGCCACTCGCCATGCAGCCGCAGCGTGGGCGAGGGCGTCCAGCCCACTGACACGTCCTGGTAGCCGATCCCCTCGCCGTAGACATCCAGGTTGCCGCGCCAGGACAGCTCGACGCCGCCCCCGGTCGCGGTGCGAGCCTCCCACTCGATCGGCGAGAACGGCTGCGCGTCCGCCATCTCGCCCTCCTCGGGGAAGGAGTAGCTCTGCGAGAGCTTGATCCAGACCAGTTCCTTGGTCGACGACAGCGGCTGCGCGGCCGCCGCAGCGGCCGCCAGTGCCCCCGCCGGCGCGGCGCCCGCGGC encodes the following:
- a CDS encoding prepilin-type N-terminal cleavage/methylation domain-containing protein → MRSGAPVVFPPLRSAGFTLVELMIVVAIVGILAAIAIPNFMRMRERAKIAEAKANLGAIRVTETSHYAEYSMYVGNQAMTPDRTGDPPARFPWVANTRFSMLGFAPDGRVYFSYALGGVDFPADGFTAEAHGDLDGNGVWSVWSITSGDKEIRQQGDSL
- a CDS encoding prepilin-type N-terminal cleavage/methylation domain-containing protein; the protein is MLQRIRNRKGFTLVELMIVVAIIGILAAIAIPNFLQFRLKAKTSEAKSNLGAIRSTEVAYFAEWNVYVGNQAPVPVADRTSNPNKLPWAPAGTTSRFSILGFAPEGNVFFSYKMDGIDWPLQVNGFDIHALGDLDADGQISDFWVSDISTEISKTGGTF